From the genome of Salvia splendens isolate huo1 chromosome 7, SspV2, whole genome shotgun sequence:
ATCTGCAAGAACAGGTATCTGTTTCACTGTACCATATTGTTCAACTGTATCCGTATTTTTCGGGCCTAACTAAACTACGCCGTTATGCTGCAGATAAGAGACCTAAAAGTTTTCCTGGAAGCCCAGAAAATGGTCGCAAGCACGGGAGACTCGGATAGCCTTAAAGGAGGGACCGTTTTGCCTGTAGAACCAAACCCGTCATCATCTGGCAACGGCAAAAGGCGCACAAAGACTGGCCGAAGACGGAATTAGTTTTTCGACAGCATCATGTTTCTGCTTGTTTAAGATACGTGCCCAATGCCTTTTGTAAATTGATTCGAAAACTATGATGGAAGACCTTcaaaaattttatttgtaaatttaaatCAGTGATATCAGTAATAATCGTGTGGCGCCTTTACTTTCTCTCTATTTTGTTTCATTATAACAAACACACGTTTTCTTTAGTgaaaaaatatcaaacaaaAAGAAGACAAATGTAAAAATTGTCCACATGTTCCTCTGCTTTCACTATCAGAGCCTCTGTGTTTCCACACACTGCACCATTGATGTAGAGTTTCCCTTTCCTTGCAGAAACAATGGAGGCCACTCTTCTCTCTCCCCGGCCGGCCTCCTTCCGCCGCTCCCTCTCTCACATCCGCTTCCTTCGCTGTTCCGGCTCCACCTCCCCTAGCTTCCACATATACCCTATCCATGTCTTCCACCACAACCACAAAAGATCCCACCTCCTCCACAAAACTCGGAAGAAATCCATCATATCCCCCCTCTCCTCGTCCTCCACCGCACCTCCcgctccaccaccgccacctccaCTGCCGCCGCCATCCCCTCCTCAACCTCAACAAGGGGCCAAACCGATCCCATTAACAATCTCACTCGCCGTAGGTGCCATTCTCTACTTCCTCGTCCCAAGGCCCTCTGAACTCAGCCCCCAGGCATGGCAGCTCCTCTCCATATTCCTCTCCACCATCACCGGCCTCGTCCTCAGCCCCCTCCCCGTCGGCGCGTGGGCCTTCCTCGGCCTCACCACGGCCGTCCTCACCGACACCCTCCCATTTCCCGCGGCCTTCTCCGCCTTCACAAACGAGGTAATCTGGCTGATCACCATCTCTTTCTTCTTCGCCCGTGCCTTCGTGAAGACAGGCCTAGGCGACCGCATCGCCATGTACTTCGTCAAGTGGCTGGGTAAGAGCACCCTCGGCCTCTCCTACGGACTGACTCTGAGCGAGGCCTTGATCGCTCCAGCAATGCCAAGCACCACCGCCCGAGCAGGCGGGGTCTTCCTACCTATCATCCAATCTCTATCCCTCTCGGCCGGAAGCTTCCCAGGAGAGCCTTCCATGAAGAAACTTGGCTCCTTTCTAGTCCACACGCAGTTTCAGGCGTCTGGTAACTCGAGTGCTCTATTCCTTACTGCAGCTGCTCAAAACCTACTATGTCTGAAACTAGCAGAGGAACTCGGTGTTGCAATCTCGAATCCATGGCTGTCTTGGTTCGAAGCAGCTAGTTTACCTGCGTTCGTTTCGCTTCTATCGACACCGTTGATACTATACAACCTTTGTCCACCGGAAATCAAAGAAACGCCAGACGCCCCCGCCATCGCTGCGCAAAAACTACACCTCATGGGACCTCTCACGACGAATGAACTCATCATGATCGTCACGATGCTCCTTGCGGTTTCCCTTTGGGTTTTCGGGTAAGTCGTAATCACACCACCGTTGCTCGTCTTTATGTTTAAGAGAGCAAAAAATTtgttctggatccgccactgatcagtcatcatcatcatatacAGGGACGCCATCGGCATCACCAACGTGGTGGCTGCAATGCTCGGACTATCAATCCTGCTGCTAACGGGCGTGCTGGAATGGGACGACTGCTTGAGCGAGAAGTCGGCCTGGGACACGTTCGCTTGGTTCGCAATTGTGGTGGGGATGTCCGAGCAGCTGAGTGCGCTCGGCATCGTGACCTGGTTGTCGAACTACGTGTCCGTGTCGTTGGTGTCGCTGTCACTGAGCTGGCCACTCGAGCTCGTCCTCCTTCAGCTGGCCTACTTCTCCATACACTACATGTTTGCCAGCCAGACGGGCCATGTCGGGGCACTCTACGCCGCATTTCTTGGCATGCACTTGGCCTCCGGGGTGCCAGGGGGCCTCTCGGCGTTGGCGCTTGCTTACAACACCAGCTTGTTTGGCGCTTTGACGCATTACAGCAGCGGCCAGGCTGCTGTTTATTTTGGAGGTAATTTGTTTCTTCTCTACTACAACTCTtccctaaaaaaaaaaaaattcaccttTGCCATTTTGGTCCATATTATCTGAATTAGTCAACTTTATTTTAGAAACTTttacactacacattacaaCTACTAATGACGGAGTCTCACTATCTACTAACACGCCTTAACTACTGCTAATGACGTGGATTTCAATGTCTACTAACACGCTTTAActatttctctttctttctcttatcTTACTAATTTCGCATTAAAATTCATGCAGCTGGATATATGGATCTACCAGATGTATTCAGGTTGGGATTCATCATGGCCATTGTCAATTTAGTGATATGGGGAGGTGTAGGGGCAGTGTGGTGGAAATTCTTGGGGCTATACTAATATTGAAATAGAAGAAGATATATTTATAAGTTGAGGTGAGATTGTAATGCTTCACAGCATCTCTAAATGGTTTCTACTGATGCAGCATGTGTgcatattgaaaaaataatgtgCATTTCATTAACTATACTATAACCCTTTAACTGCAATTTTTTGTGTCAAGTATTTCTGTTGAATGTGGGCAATTTACTAGTTTTCGAATGATTCATTTGATTGAAATTTGGTTCAGAtttcttctctctccaaatttCAGATTTTCTCACTGCATATTGATCTTCCTAAAACAAATATCCAAAATATTTTGACATACgcaattttttaattcaaatgttatattaaagataatatattagagtagtattttatttttatacttcTAACCTGATATATgtaataagtaaaaaaaatatgtcaAAGTTTGTAGATTCTTTAGACTAATTATTACCATTAAAAGTAGGATTGGCAAGTCATGTATGTTGAATTTTTATTGGGCCAATCTCTTAACAGCCCAATCCATAAGACTTAACTCGAATTCGATCCGTTAATGAAATTCTCAATATGAACACGAATCTGGTATGTTACATTTAAATTCGAACATTACCCGTACAAGACTCGAATCCATTAATTAAGAACACAATATAATACGGGTTGACAtacacgataacaacacaatAATAACCTGgattaaacctaatttacacaaaatTATACCATGAAactaaacataaataaaaaatactccacaTACAAATTTCCTCCTTTCAAAGTAGTTGgagcatttcttttggacacgaaatttaagaaattgatgtgttaGAGCATCTCTAAGGGAATGGGTACATGGAGAGGTAAAGAGACATAACTCATATTTACctctttttcataaaaattcaTTTATCAAGGGAAGAGAATGattatttgagaaggtattatacattCTTTAATTTTGAAGATATATTTGCATCTTCATACAAAaggtaaaaagttagttatttttgt
Proteins encoded in this window:
- the LOC121741594 gene encoding dicarboxylate transporter 2.1, chloroplastic-like, which gives rise to MEATLLSPRPASFRRSLSHIRFLRCSGSTSPSFHIYPIHVFHHNHKRSHLLHKTRKKSIISPLSSSSTAPPAPPPPPPLPPPSPPQPQQGAKPIPLTISLAVGAILYFLVPRPSELSPQAWQLLSIFLSTITGLVLSPLPVGAWAFLGLTTAVLTDTLPFPAAFSAFTNEVIWLITISFFFARAFVKTGLGDRIAMYFVKWLGKSTLGLSYGLTLSEALIAPAMPSTTARAGGVFLPIIQSLSLSAGSFPGEPSMKKLGSFLVHTQFQASGNSSALFLTAAAQNLLCLKLAEELGVAISNPWLSWFEAASLPAFVSLLSTPLILYNLCPPEIKETPDAPAIAAQKLHLMGPLTTNELIMIVTMLLAVSLWVFGDAIGITNVVAAMLGLSILLLTGVLEWDDCLSEKSAWDTFAWFAIVVGMSEQLSALGIVTWLSNYVSVSLVSLSLSWPLELVLLQLAYFSIHYMFASQTGHVGALYAAFLGMHLASGVPGGLSALALAYNTSLFGALTHYSSGQAAVYFGAGYMDLPDVFRLGFIMAIVNLVIWGGVGAVWWKFLGLY